A window of the Zeugodacus cucurbitae isolate PBARC_wt_2022May chromosome 2, idZeuCucr1.2, whole genome shotgun sequence genome harbors these coding sequences:
- the LOC105214250 gene encoding uncharacterized protein LOC105214250 gives MHQVLSYETAVRANSSREFREYVTKRTCVSLVLTIAFLTLILGYLLGNFVSERKYQMRLNKAAGKGIGPPHTVEVTSADYANLKEINAYQKNKDKLLSSAQALSQMLQRDQSYPASSINTDIFNKYISCTQDIPPSTSMESSQFIEKLVDNTAARQRDCLRVIQLIIDNHMTGGTN, from the exons ATGCATCAAGTGCTGAGCTATGAGACCGCTGTACGTGCCAACAGTTCGCGCGAGTTCCGCGAGTACGTCACCAAGCGCACTTGCGTCAGCCTCGTGCTCACAATCGCCTTCCTGACACTCATACTGG GCTATTTGCTGGGCAATTTCGTGTCGGAGCGAAAATATCAAATGCGACTGAACAAGGCGGCCGGCAAAGGCATCGGACCGCCGCACACGGTGGAGGTCACCAGCGCCGATTATGCAAATCTCAAAGAAATTAACGCTTACCAAAAGAACAAAGACAAACTGTTGAGCTCGGCGCAAGCATTGAGCCAAATGCTGCAACGCGACCAAAGCTATCCGGCGAGCTCCATCAATACGGACATATTCAACAAGTACATATCGTGCACACAGGACATACCACCTAGCACCAGCATGGAGTCCAGCCAATTTATTGAGAAGCTGGTGGATAATACGGCGGCACGACAACGCGATTGCTTGCGCGTGATACAATTGATTATCGATAACCACATGACAGGTGGCACGAACTGA